A genomic segment from Spinacia oleracea cultivar Varoflay chromosome 3, BTI_SOV_V1, whole genome shotgun sequence encodes:
- the LOC110783030 gene encoding uncharacterized protein gives MGPKLRDQLASTPPKLSLTVFPSHKPIASESPWTLTPPLHPMASVPFEWEEAPGRPRPINISGQCKPNSARCLELPPRMLVEAQVMTSHMPSSPTTVLDGPRPARSLSHRFCFEGPIPDTSPDLGLDIIENSMMDQGKSKNEVKRQIGPWKKWASANSTKWNQELNKDNYGISSWDDSVKYDRDLEIKITRFRRRSKGSLYKLSNTSSRVFENILECLKQIMVRRRKQEKERSEAP, from the exons ATGGGCCCTAAACTACGCGATCAATTAGCTTCTACACCGCCAAAGCTCTCTCTTACGGTCTTCCCAAGTCATAAGCCAATAGCGTCCGAGTCACCATGGACCTTGACGCCACCGTTGCACCCCATGGCGTCCGTCCCGTTCGAGTGGGAGGAGGCACCGGGAAGGCCTAGGCCCATTAACATATCGGGCCAATGTAAGCCCAATAGTGCAAGATGCTTAGAGCTTCCTCCTAGGATGTTGGTTGAGGCTCAAGTGATGACATCCCATATGCCTTCCTCTCCAACTACCGTTTTAGATGGGCCTCGTCCGGCCCGATCCTTGTCTCATAGGTTCTGCTTTGAAGGCCCAATACCAGATACAAGTCCCGATTTGGGCTTGGATATAATAGAAAATAGTATGATGGATCAAGGGAAGAGTAAGAATGAGGTGAAAAGACAAATTGGGCCTTGGAAGAAGTGGGCCAGTGCTAATAGCACAAAGTGGAATCAAGAGCTTAACAAGGATAATTATGGTATTTCATCTTGGGATGATAGTGTTAAATATGATAGGGATTTAGAGATAAAAATTACAAGGTTTAGAAGAAGATCAAAAGGGAGCCTATACAAGTTATCAAATACAAGTTCTCGTGTATTT GAAAACATCCTCGAATGCCTTAAGCAAATTATGGTACGGCGGCGGAAGCAAGAGAAGGAAAGAAGTGAAGCACCATGA